The Desmospora profundinema genome includes a region encoding these proteins:
- a CDS encoding AAA family ATPase, whose protein sequence is MRLLFLLRGPMGAGKSRWIHQGDLSPYTLSADAIRMMYQNPEYNLHGEPRISQSNDKRVWKHLFHLLEQRMERGDLTIVDATHVRSSTLSPYKKLCQQYRYRCYVVDFTQIPMETALAQNRARDPHKRVPEEIILDAYEQFKGQKLPGWVTVIPPDAFWEVVEEWSKPLDFSDWKKIHHIGDLHGCYDALMEYLGEGLKEDELYIFVGNLLDRGLQNAEVLQFFLDHYQKPNVILIEGNHEIHFFKWANGEEPRSHLFRKHTVPQLEEAGFDKKEVRQLYRKFRQLAYYTYHGKTVLVTHGGLSEIPRHLAFVSTEQLIKGFGEFEDDIDHAWVDQTPPNQFQIHGHRNILRLPVQAADRSFNLEGQIEYGGYLRAVTLTPDGFETHEVRNHCFQQRAPVPKMVDEEQLTMEQWLHQSSIIQLREDFLSSRR, encoded by the coding sequence ATGAGACTGTTATTTTTGTTGCGAGGGCCGATGGGAGCGGGGAAATCCCGGTGGATTCATCAGGGAGATCTTTCTCCCTACACTCTATCTGCCGATGCGATTCGCATGATGTATCAAAACCCGGAGTACAATCTGCACGGCGAGCCCCGGATCAGTCAATCCAATGACAAACGGGTCTGGAAGCACTTGTTTCACTTGTTGGAACAACGGATGGAACGGGGGGATCTCACCATTGTGGATGCGACCCATGTCCGTTCGTCAACCCTATCCCCGTATAAAAAACTTTGCCAACAATATCGCTACCGTTGCTATGTCGTCGATTTCACCCAAATTCCGATGGAGACGGCACTGGCTCAAAATCGAGCGCGGGACCCTCATAAACGGGTTCCGGAGGAGATCATCCTTGACGCTTATGAACAATTTAAGGGTCAAAAGCTGCCGGGATGGGTGACGGTCATTCCACCGGATGCGTTTTGGGAAGTGGTCGAGGAATGGTCGAAGCCGCTCGATTTCAGTGATTGGAAGAAGATTCACCACATCGGTGATCTCCATGGCTGCTATGATGCCTTGATGGAGTACTTGGGAGAGGGGTTGAAAGAGGACGAGTTGTATATTTTCGTGGGGAATTTGTTGGATCGGGGGTTGCAGAATGCAGAGGTTTTGCAATTCTTTTTGGATCATTATCAAAAACCGAATGTGATCCTGATCGAAGGAAACCACGAGATCCACTTTTTTAAATGGGCCAATGGGGAGGAACCCCGTTCCCACTTGTTTCGAAAGCATACGGTGCCTCAGCTGGAAGAGGCGGGGTTTGACAAAAAAGAGGTGCGCCAGCTCTACCGGAAGTTTCGCCAACTGGCGTACTATACCTACCACGGCAAAACGGTGCTTGTCACGCATGGCGGCTTGTCGGAGATTCCCCGCCACTTGGCGTTTGTATCAACGGAGCAGTTGATCAAGGGATTTGGTGAATTTGAGGATGACATTGACCATGCGTGGGTGGATCAAACCCCTCCAAATCAATTTCAGATTCACGGTCACCGAAATATCCTTCGTCTGCCGGTACAGGCGGCAGACCGATCTTTCAATTTAGAAGGGCAGATCGAATACGGCGGATACTTGAGGGCAGTCACCCTGACACCGGACGGATTTGAGACCCATGAGGTGCGGAATCACTGTTTTCAGCAACGAGCTCCCGTTCCCAAGATGGTGGATGAGGAACAGTTGACGATGGAGCAATGGTTGCATCAGTCCTCCATTATTCAGCTGCGAGAAGATTTTTTGTCCAGCCGTCGGTAG